A region of the Rhodothermus bifroesti genome:
GCTTTCTGGGCTTCCAGGAGTTCTTAGCGGATCCCTTCAGCTAGCGCGTCCAAGCCCTGGCTCGGAGCTGTTCTACCGCGCACGCGGCCGCCTAGAACGCGTCAACCTCCAAAGCGTGTGGACGCAAAGCCCATTGGCAACGCCATTGGACGGTAGATTTGAACTGCAGGGTTCGGGTAGGGAAAACCTTACGTTGCATGCCCACTTGCTTCCCACACCTTTTGGTGGACAGGGCCCTGATTCGCTTCGGATGACGCTCAAGCAGCAAAACCAGCAGCTATGGGCCACGCTCGCCTTACCTCAGGCAAGCGGAAAACTCACCGCTACTGCTTCTTGGAGCACAGCGTCGGATGATGCGCACTTTAGCCTACAAGCCCTAGCCCAACGGTTCGATCTTGGCCCTTACCTAGCGCCTGATACGCTGCATACCGCGCTAAACGCCACACTATCGCTGCAGGCTACGGGTTTTGCCTCAGAGGCCCTGCAACTGCAAGCAACCCTACGGGTGGATTCTTCACAGGCCGAACGCTCAGGATATCGACACATGCTCCCACCCGTCACTATGGCACTTACATGGAATGCCGAAGCCCATCGCCATCAGGTGCAGCTGCAGGGTGACTTGTTGGAAGCCTCTGTAAATGGGTTGCTACCGCCGCAATCGCTTTGGCACCTCATGCAGCGGTGGGGACAAGCAATAACCATAGCGTTAGCTGAACAATTCGACAAGCCCCTTTACCGACCACCGCGTGTGCAACCCATCGCTTCACTGCCCAGCTATATGGGGCCGGAAATGGCAGCGCAGGGCCGGTTTCGACTGAGAAAGCCTGAATGGTTCCAGGTGCTTTTAGGCTGGCCAGTGCTGCAAACAGACCTTCAAGGCCTCTTCCAGATGCGAGCTGGTGCCGACACCCTAGTCCTGAACCTTGAAGTTCAGGCCGACTCGCTGCGGCTGGGTGCACTCCGGCAGCGCCGGTTACACGGTCAGTTCCAACTCGCTACGGGCTTTCCCGTTACCCAACGTCTGACCGCCATGCTCGAGGTGCAAAGCGCTCAAGTAACCTATGGCCGGCAAACGCTCCGCAACGTACGCCTGGTGGGTTACTTGCAACCGGATGGTGGACAGCTCAGCCTAAGCAGTCGACCCGACACGGTGAAAGCCACGCTGCGCTTTACAGCCACGCTGGACTTGCTTGAACGCTTTAATCGCCTGACGGTACAGGAAGTTTTTTGGCAGGTGCGCGATTATCAATGGCAGCTGGAGCAGCCGGCCCAGATTGACCTGTACGCCGATGCTGTCCTGCTGCACCGCCTAAACCTTATAGGTCGGTCTGATGCTCAAGGTGGCCGCATTTCACTCCAAGGCTTGCTTTCTGCGTTACCCTCCGATACCGCCTATGTGGTGCTGCAAGGCATTTCGCTCGATGGATTACTTGAGGCGACCTATGAGGTACCCTGGCTTGGCGGGCAGCTTAACGGCGCACTCAGCTTCACTGGAGTGCTAGGCGCGCCGCAGCTGGCGGGTTACCTGCGCGTCGATCAGTTGCGCCTTAAAGAGCACCTGTTGGGTACGTTGTCGCTGGTCAGCTACTACATGCCGGGCTCACCGCTTGTTGCCCTCGATGCCCAGCTGATGCCGGATACCACCTTGCCTGCAGCGAATCAGCTGCGCCTTCGGGGTACCCTACAGCTTCCTTCAGCAACATCTGCAGGTGCCCTAAATCTTCGCCTGGAGACCGCTCATGCTGAAGCCTTTTTCTTCGAATACATTTTCCCAGATCTCATCGCCAATGTGCAAGGCTACTTTAGCGGCAGTGGCCGCATTACAGGTACCTTCCGAAGGCCGATCTTCGAAGCGGCGATGCAACTGCATGCCGGTGCCTTCGACATTCCACAGTTCAACTTGCATTATACCGTTGAAGGGCCAGTGCGCGTCGATCGCGAGGGGATCATACTGGAAAATGTGCAACTACGCGACCCTACGGGCGGCCGCGCCCAGGTACAAGGGCGCATTAACTTTAACGAATATCGCTTTTTCTCTTTTGGCCTCACCGCCCGCTTAAGCGGCCTCCAGGTCATGAATGTGACGTATGTTCGAACGCTGCCTTTCTATGGCCGCATTTGGGGTAACGGGACCTTTACGCTCAATGGTCCGCTCTACAGCGCCCTCCTCGCTACGGCCGACGGCGAGGTGCTCTCGCAAAGTGAAATTTACATCCCCTTAGCCGAAACAGGCGTTGAGTCGGACGAAGCTTTCATCATCTTTGCTGATCCTACAGGTCAACTGCCCAAACGGCCGCAACGCCGCCCCAACCTGCTGGCCAGCCGCCCACCAGAGGAACGATCGTTTTTGGACGGACTGGACCTAGATGTTAACCTCCTGGCTCCCCAGGGCACAATGGTACGGCTGGTGATCGATCCGCTACTAGGCGACGTCATCAACGCGCGCAGTAGCGGCCGACTGCAAATCATCCGCCAGCAAGGAGAATTTCAAACTTTTGGCCAGCTCAATGTTGCGGGAGGGGACTATCTGTTTACCGCCGGCGAAGTGTTTATGCGTCGCTTTTTGCTCGACAGCGGCACCATTACCTGGGATGGCGATCCCATTAATGCCCGTCTGGATCTGGCCGCAGCTTATCGGACCCGCGCCTCTCGGGCTGGACTACCAGGAACGCTGGGTCAAGGCGGCGGCCTTATTCCTCTTGTGGTGCAAATGCGTATTACGGGCCGCGTTAAAACACCGCAGGTGAATCTGCGCTTGGCAATCGACCGCGCCACCAATGAGCCCTTAGCCGGTTATGAGGGGATAGAAACACTGCTCAACCAGCCCGAACGCGCAGCCGAATACGCCACGAGCGTTTTGCTAACCAACTCGTTTTTACTGACCACAGAACAAACCAACCCCGAAGCACTTACCTCTTCGGGCAACCAGCTGGCTTTTAACAGCCTCTCTCAACTGGTGGCCAGCCAGCTCAACCGCTATCTCAGTCAGATGCTCCCCAATGTCGACGTGCTTCTGGGCGTGCAAGGCGAAAGTGCCCAGCGCCTAGACGTCACCTATGGGGTCGCGCTGCGACTGCTCAACGAGCGCCTGGTCATTCGCGGACAGGGTGTCTATCGCGGTGAAAGCACAAACAGTCCGCAAAATCTCCTTGGAGAATTTGCTATCGAAATGCGCCTTACGCCCAACGTTTCGGTTCAGGTATTCTATCGACGCGAAGACGACGTGCTCAACGACTATACCCTGACCAACACTGCCGGTGCAGGGCTGCTTTATCAGACAGACTTTCCAACCTGGCGCCACCTCTGGCATCGACTCTTCGGGTGGCTAAGCCCTAGTCCGGAAGACACCACCTCTCCTCCACTCACCCATACGAGCAACAATAGCGATAGCAGTAGCGTTCAACCACCATGATAACGTCAAAATCTGTCAAAATCCTTGGCGCGTAAACGTTCTGCAGTCTCGTCTTCTGAAGCGCACCCGCAATCTCTAACACGGCAGCAGCTTCGACAGGCGATTCTTTCCTTGCTACGCAACAATGCCCACAAAACCTATCATCCTAAAGAGCTGGCTCGCCGTCTCAATCTAAAAGACTACGAAGCTTACCAGCGCTTTTGGGAGGTACTTGCCGAGCTCGAGCATCAGCATCTAATTGCTCGGGTTAAAGGTGGCCGGTATACCTACGAGCGCCGTCCTTATCGCCTAGAAGGCATTCTGCGTGTTCATCCTCAGGGGTATGGCTTTGTGGAAGTAGAAGGACGCGAAGAAGCGGATATCTACATTCCTGAGGCCCATATGGGTACAGCCCTCGATGGCGATCGGGTACTGGTGGGCTTGGCTGCACCGGCCCGCGGTAACCGGCGTCGCGAAGGCGAGGTGCTTCAAGTCTTAGAACGCCGTCGCACGCAAACCGTGGGCACCTTTCAGCCGCACGGCAGCTTTGCCGTAGTCGTGCCTGACGATCCCCGGCTAACGCGCGACATCTATGTGCCGCCGAATGCTTTTGGGGGAGCCCAGGCGGGAGACAAGGTCGTGGTCTCGATCGACCAGTTCACAGACCCCAAAGGGCTCCCCGAGGGCCGCGTGCTTGCTGTACTAGGACCCAGCAGCGATCCTGCTGTTCAAGTCTTGGCGTTAGCACTGAGTAAAGACGTACGCTCAAGCTTTCCGGAAATTGTCTTACGCGAGGCCGAACGCATCCCCGATGCGATACCCGAAGCAGAATACCAGCGTCGACTGGACCTGCGCGACCGTGAAGTCTTCACGATCGATCCCTCTGATGCCAAGGACTTCGACGATGCGCTCCATCTGCGCCCGCTGCCTAACGGCCACATTGAAATTGGTGTGCACATTGCCGACGTGAGCTTTTATGTCCACCCCGGCACTACACTCGACGAAGAAGCCTATGCACGCGGCACCAGTGTCTACCTGGTAGATCGGGTTATCCCCATGTTACCTGAAAAGCTTTCAAACCAGGTTTGCTCACTTCGGCCTGGCGAAGACAAACTGACCTTTTCGGTTCTCATCGAACTAACACCGGAAGCTGAGCTTGTCCGCTACCGCATTTCCGAAACGATCACCCACTCTCGCCACCGGTTTACCTACGAAGAAGCCCAAGCAATCATCGAGGGTGCCGAGCATCCGCTGGCCGATCCGATTCGGCTGGCACATGCCCTAGCCCAAAAGCTACGCCAAGCTCGCCTAGAAGCTGGCGCCATCGACTTTGACCTACCAGAAGTTAAGGTCGAACTGGACGCCTTGGGCTATCCGGTCAAGGTATATCGCAAAGCTCGCCTGGCTGCTCACCAACTGATCGAAGAGTTCATGCTACTGGCCAATCGGCTGGTGGCCGAAACTATCGGTAAGCGTCGCCAAGCCCTCCCGTTTGTGTACCGCATTCACGACCGGCCTGATGCGCAAAAGATCTATCAGCTTGCCCAGTACGTACGCGCCTTTGGCTATCGGCTAGAATTAGAAGACGGCAGCGTATCTTCGAAGGCCTTAAACGCACTTCTGCACCACGTTAAAGGAACTCCCGAGGAACCTGTTATCGAAGAGGCCGCCTTGCGCGCCATGGCCAAAGCGCGCTATTCCACGCAAAACATTGGGCATTACGGTTTGGCCTTCGCCTACTACACGCATTTTACCAGTCCAATCCGGCGCTATCCAGATCTCATGGTGCATCGCCTGCTTAAGCACTATTTGCAGCCTCAAGCTGCCCCCACTTTGATCGACATAGAGGCCTTGGAAGCACGCTGTGAACACTGCTCTGAACGGGAGCGGGCTGCTGAAGAAGCGGAACGGGATTCGGTACGCCTGAAGCAAGTGCAGTATATGCAACAACACGTGGGCGAAACTTTCTGGGGCGTAGTTAGCAGCGTAACGCCCTTTGGCGCATTTGTTGAGCTTGACGACGTGCTGGTCGATGGGCTGGTGCATGTGCGTGATATGGGCGACGATTACTACGAGTACGACGAGCGACGCTACACGTTACGGGGATTGTACACGGGCAAACGGTATCGCCCAGGCGACCGCGTACGCGTTATGGTTATCCGTGCCGATCCGGCAACCCGTCAGATCGACCTGCGCTTTGTTGCTGAAGACGACACGTCGCCAGCACCGCTTACGCGCCGTCGGAAAAAGCGCGCATCAACGCGCGGCGCTGGGCGCTAAGCGTGCGCTCCAGTTCCCGTTCGCCGTGCGCGGTTGAAAAGAAAAAGGCTTCGAACTGTGAGGGTGGCAGGTAGATGCCTTCTTCAAGCATAGCGTGAAAGTAGCGGGCAAAACGCTGGGTGTCGCAGCGGCGGGCGGTTTCATAGTCTACTACGCGTTCTCCGGTAAAAAACAAGGTGGCCATCGCCCCTACGCGCGTAAAGTAAAGCTCCAGGCCCAACGCCTTGAGGTTGGCACGAACCCCCTCCTCCAGTGCTGCGCCAAAGGCTTCT
Encoded here:
- a CDS encoding translocation/assembly module TamB domain-containing protein, with translation MRWLLRIAGALLFGGVVFFFILTRTEVGRDLLRQQLEAAFRATVNGQLHIGRLEGNVVHGLYARDVQLRDAAGRLVLTIDSVALRPSWRLLLERTLAFRSLELYNPLLLLHYDKGTWNLATLWRRPDQPGPTSTWSFAVARLRVVGGAIQTRRTGDPPPIVAQQILQDFTEAKLDSLTLWASVDLRPGQQLVDLWQLSAHLTTPVNLPLHAAGQVIHQASRWQFSRLALRVGTSWLAADGEIQLDPKRTPWLDLTVDPSHLDPKSLRLLLPRFALLRAVDLTGRLRGPLNALQLDPLSLASGASLLRIEGTVQGLPDSLAFTATFSSTSLRLADIAALWPKQVVPASANQRSRLTLKAELRGALAQLQPVAIRYLEGRIRLSGLPGVLSGSLQLARPSPGSELFYRARGRLERVNLQSVWTQSPLATPLDGRFELQGSGRENLTLHAHLLPTPFGGQGPDSLRMTLKQQNQQLWATLALPQASGKLTATASWSTASDDAHFSLQALAQRFDLGPYLAPDTLHTALNATLSLQATGFASEALQLQATLRVDSSQAERSGYRHMLPPVTMALTWNAEAHRHQVQLQGDLLEASVNGLLPPQSLWHLMQRWGQAITIALAEQFDKPLYRPPRVQPIASLPSYMGPEMAAQGRFRLRKPEWFQVLLGWPVLQTDLQGLFQMRAGADTLVLNLEVQADSLRLGALRQRRLHGQFQLATGFPVTQRLTAMLEVQSAQVTYGRQTLRNVRLVGYLQPDGGQLSLSSRPDTVKATLRFTATLDLLERFNRLTVQEVFWQVRDYQWQLEQPAQIDLYADAVLLHRLNLIGRSDAQGGRISLQGLLSALPSDTAYVVLQGISLDGLLEATYEVPWLGGQLNGALSFTGVLGAPQLAGYLRVDQLRLKEHLLGTLSLVSYYMPGSPLVALDAQLMPDTTLPAANQLRLRGTLQLPSATSAGALNLRLETAHAEAFFFEYIFPDLIANVQGYFSGSGRITGTFRRPIFEAAMQLHAGAFDIPQFNLHYTVEGPVRVDREGIILENVQLRDPTGGRAQVQGRINFNEYRFFSFGLTARLSGLQVMNVTYVRTLPFYGRIWGNGTFTLNGPLYSALLATADGEVLSQSEIYIPLAETGVESDEAFIIFADPTGQLPKRPQRRPNLLASRPPEERSFLDGLDLDVNLLAPQGTMVRLVIDPLLGDVINARSSGRLQIIRQQGEFQTFGQLNVAGGDYLFTAGEVFMRRFLLDSGTITWDGDPINARLDLAAAYRTRASRAGLPGTLGQGGGLIPLVVQMRITGRVKTPQVNLRLAIDRATNEPLAGYEGIETLLNQPERAAEYATSVLLTNSFLLTTEQTNPEALTSSGNQLAFNSLSQLVASQLNRYLSQMLPNVDVLLGVQGESAQRLDVTYGVALRLLNERLVIRGQGVYRGESTNSPQNLLGEFAIEMRLTPNVSVQVFYRREDDVLNDYTLTNTAGAGLLYQTDFPTWRHLWHRLFGWLSPSPEDTTSPPLTHTSNNSDSSSVQPP
- the rnr gene encoding ribonuclease R encodes the protein MARKRSAVSSSEAHPQSLTRQQLRQAILSLLRNNAHKTYHPKELARRLNLKDYEAYQRFWEVLAELEHQHLIARVKGGRYTYERRPYRLEGILRVHPQGYGFVEVEGREEADIYIPEAHMGTALDGDRVLVGLAAPARGNRRREGEVLQVLERRRTQTVGTFQPHGSFAVVVPDDPRLTRDIYVPPNAFGGAQAGDKVVVSIDQFTDPKGLPEGRVLAVLGPSSDPAVQVLALALSKDVRSSFPEIVLREAERIPDAIPEAEYQRRLDLRDREVFTIDPSDAKDFDDALHLRPLPNGHIEIGVHIADVSFYVHPGTTLDEEAYARGTSVYLVDRVIPMLPEKLSNQVCSLRPGEDKLTFSVLIELTPEAELVRYRISETITHSRHRFTYEEAQAIIEGAEHPLADPIRLAHALAQKLRQARLEAGAIDFDLPEVKVELDALGYPVKVYRKARLAAHQLIEEFMLLANRLVAETIGKRRQALPFVYRIHDRPDAQKIYQLAQYVRAFGYRLELEDGSVSSKALNALLHHVKGTPEEPVIEEAALRAMAKARYSTQNIGHYGLAFAYYTHFTSPIRRYPDLMVHRLLKHYLQPQAAPTLIDIEALEARCEHCSERERAAEEAERDSVRLKQVQYMQQHVGETFWGVVSSVTPFGAFVELDDVLVDGLVHVRDMGDDYYEYDERRYTLRGLYTGKRYRPGDRVRVMVIRADPATRQIDLRFVAEDDTSPAPLTRRRKKRASTRGAGR